A single window of Marivivens aquimaris DNA harbors:
- a CDS encoding ABC transporter ATP-binding protein, whose product MSDLLLEMTDIRIEGRSERAWKPIIKGVDLALRRGEILGIIGESGAGKSTLGLAAMGYTKGGCRISGGSITFDGQELVGAPQGTLRKLRGKRIAYVAQSAAAAFNPAYKLIDQYSEGPVKHGVMSRAEAERDAKELYRKIRLPDPDQIGFRYPHQVSGGQLQRAMTAMAMSCRPDLIVFDEPTTALDVTTQIEVLAAIRDIVREYNTAAIYITHDLAVVAQMADRIKVLLRGEEVEDAPARDMLANPQEEYTKSLWAVRDFRRDPMPPQEAGIAPLLEIELDPDEFIDRLPSELSGGQKQRVCIARALAAEPEFIICDEVTSALDQLVAEGILRLLDRLQREMNLTYMFITHDLATVRSIADNVVVVQNGVIVEQGTKDEIFTPPHAAYTELLLSSVPEMDPDWLTQLLAARGASGQGQP is encoded by the coding sequence ATGAGCGATCTGCTGCTGGAGATGACCGATATCCGCATCGAGGGGCGCTCGGAACGGGCGTGGAAGCCCATCATCAAGGGTGTCGATCTGGCGCTGCGACGGGGCGAGATCCTGGGCATCATCGGCGAGAGCGGCGCGGGCAAATCCACGCTGGGCCTTGCCGCAATGGGCTATACCAAGGGCGGCTGCCGGATCAGCGGCGGCTCGATCACATTTGACGGGCAGGAACTTGTGGGAGCGCCACAAGGCACGCTGCGGAAGCTGCGCGGCAAACGCATCGCCTATGTCGCGCAATCCGCAGCCGCCGCCTTCAACCCGGCCTACAAGCTGATCGACCAGTATTCCGAAGGCCCGGTCAAGCACGGGGTCATGAGCCGCGCCGAGGCAGAGCGCGACGCGAAAGAGCTCTATCGCAAGATCCGTCTGCCGGACCCGGACCAGATCGGCTTTCGTTATCCGCACCAGGTATCGGGCGGGCAGCTGCAACGCGCGATGACGGCGATGGCGATGTCCTGCCGGCCCGATCTGATCGTCTTCGACGAGCCGACGACGGCGCTGGACGTGACCACCCAGATCGAGGTGCTGGCCGCGATCCGCGACATCGTGCGCGAATACAACACCGCCGCGATCTACATCACGCATGACCTGGCGGTCGTCGCGCAGATGGCCGACCGGATCAAGGTGCTCTTGCGGGGCGAGGAGGTCGAGGATGCGCCCGCGCGCGACATGCTGGCCAATCCGCAAGAGGAATACACCAAATCCCTCTGGGCGGTCCGCGATTTCCGCCGCGATCCGATGCCTCCGCAGGAAGCGGGTATCGCGCCGCTGCTGGAGATCGAGCTGGACCCGGACGAATTCATCGACCGCCTTCCATCCGAGTTGTCCGGGGGGCAGAAACAGCGCGTCTGCATCGCCCGCGCTCTGGCGGCCGAGCCGGAATTCATCATCTGCGACGAGGTGACATCGGCCCTTGATCAGCTGGTGGCCGAGGGCATCCTGCGCCTGCTGGACCGGCTGCAGCGCGAGATGAACCTGACCTACATGTTCATCACGCATGATCTGGCGACGGTGCGCTCCATCGCGGATAATGTCGTGGTGGTGCAAAACGGCGTCATTGTCGAGCAGGGCACGAAGGACGAGATCTTCACGCCGCCACACGCCGCCTATACCGAGCTGCTTTTGTCATCGGTGCCTGAAATGGATCCCGATTGGCTGACCCAACTGCTGGCCGCGCGCGGCGCAAGCGGGCAAGGGCAGCCATGA
- a CDS encoding DSD1 family PLP-dependent enzyme, whose amino-acid sequence MSPQSLATMMTPCLIVDEARMMRNIERLAAHAASLGVPLRPHLKTGKSVEVARRMLPGGTGPAMVSTLAEAEVFAAAGIRDITYGVGIALNKLNRVLDLHRAGCRLTVLVDSAPQARAVADASARAGIAIPALIEIDSDGHRSGLVPDDPEIIEIGRILQDGGAELAGVLCHAGQSYGAVGRAAQAKFAEVERTALVAAAEALRGAGLPCPVVSAGSTPTAHAATDLTGVTELRAGVYVFFDLVMAGIGACAVDDIALSVLTTVIGHQPARGSIMVDAGWMAMSRDRGTAAQEVDQGYGLVCDEAGRPIPDLIVTQTSQEHGTIAARPSSDAAMPDLPIGTRLRILPNHACATASQHGEYHVIPKDGGPLMEWPRFGGW is encoded by the coding sequence ATGAGCCCCCAATCACTCGCTACCATGATGACGCCCTGCCTGATCGTCGACGAGGCGAGGATGATGCGCAACATCGAGCGTCTCGCGGCCCATGCGGCCAGCCTCGGGGTGCCGCTGCGCCCGCACCTCAAGACGGGCAAATCGGTGGAGGTGGCCCGCCGGATGCTGCCGGGCGGCACCGGGCCTGCGATGGTCTCGACCCTGGCCGAGGCCGAGGTCTTTGCCGCTGCCGGGATCCGCGACATCACCTATGGTGTCGGTATCGCCTTGAACAAGCTGAACCGCGTTCTGGATCTGCACCGCGCCGGGTGCCGCCTGACGGTCCTCGTCGACTCCGCTCCGCAGGCGCGGGCCGTTGCAGACGCCTCGGCGCGGGCGGGCATTGCCATTCCGGCGCTGATCGAGATCGACAGCGACGGTCATCGCAGCGGGTTGGTGCCGGATGATCCGGAAATCATCGAGATCGGGCGCATCCTGCAGGATGGGGGCGCCGAATTGGCGGGTGTCCTCTGTCACGCGGGCCAGAGCTATGGCGCGGTGGGCCGCGCCGCGCAGGCCAAGTTCGCCGAGGTCGAGCGCACCGCATTGGTGGCTGCGGCAGAGGCGCTGCGCGGCGCAGGTCTGCCATGCCCGGTGGTCAGCGCAGGGTCGACCCCCACGGCCCATGCCGCGACGGATCTGACCGGCGTGACCGAACTGCGCGCGGGCGTCTATGTGTTTTTCGATCTGGTGATGGCGGGTATCGGTGCCTGCGCGGTGGATGATATCGCGCTGTCGGTGTTGACGACCGTGATCGGCCATCAACCCGCGCGCGGTTCGATCATGGTCGATGCGGGATGGATGGCCATGTCGCGCGATCGCGGCACGGCGGCGCAGGAGGTGGATCAAGGCTACGGACTGGTCTGCGACGAGGCGGGGCGCCCGATCCCCGATCTGATCGTCACCCAGACCAGTCAGGAGCATGGAACGATTGCCGCGCGCCCCAGCTCGGACGCGGCCATGCCGGACCTGCCCATCGGCACGCGCCTGCGCATCTTGCCGAACCATGCCTGCGCAACGGCATCGCAGCATGGCGAGTATCACGTCATCCCGAAGGATGGCGGACCACTGATGGAATGGCCGCGTTTCGGCGGCTGGTAG
- a CDS encoding ABC transporter permease, which translates to MLYTLRGAPVSAWSGIAIIGLYAILAIAAPLLAPYPEAASVGAQYQPWAAPHYLGTDALGRDVLSRLIYGARNTVGIALATTALAFLLGATMGLLAATLGGWFDAISARVVDVLMAIPALIFALLILTITGTSVLALIFVIAILDSTRVYRLSRAVAQGILTMDYIEVARMRGEGLWWLIRKEVLPNAAAPLIAEFGLRFCFVFLFISALSFLGLGIQPPTADWGGMVRESAKLIGFADFSTWQTATFGLAPLLPAGAIALLTIGVNLIVDWVLHMSSGLKE; encoded by the coding sequence ATACTATACACCTTACGCGGCGCGCCGGTTTCGGCCTGGAGCGGCATCGCGATCATCGGTCTCTACGCCATCCTGGCCATTGCCGCGCCGCTGCTGGCCCCCTATCCCGAGGCGGCCTCGGTGGGTGCGCAATATCAGCCCTGGGCCGCGCCACATTACCTTGGCACCGATGCGCTGGGGCGCGACGTGCTCTCGCGTCTGATCTACGGCGCGCGCAATACGGTTGGCATCGCGCTGGCCACGACGGCGCTGGCCTTCCTTCTGGGCGCGACCATGGGCCTTCTGGCCGCTACCCTCGGCGGATGGTTCGACGCGATCAGCGCGCGCGTGGTCGATGTGCTGATGGCGATCCCGGCGCTGATCTTCGCGCTGCTCATCCTGACCATCACCGGTACATCGGTCCTGGCCCTGATCTTCGTCATCGCCATCCTGGACAGCACCCGTGTCTACCGCCTGTCGCGCGCCGTCGCCCAAGGCATCCTGACAATGGATTATATCGAGGTGGCGCGGATGCGCGGCGAGGGCCTGTGGTGGCTGATCCGCAAGGAGGTGCTGCCCAATGCCGCAGCGCCCCTGATCGCGGAATTCGGCCTGCGCTTCTGCTTTGTCTTCCTCTTCATCTCGGCGCTGTCATTCCTCGGCCTCGGCATCCAGCCGCCCACCGCCGACTGGGGCGGCATGGTCCGCGAAAGCGCCAAGCTGATCGGCTTTGCCGATTTCTCGACCTGGCAGACCGCCACCTTCGGCCTTGCGCCGCTGCTGCCCGCCGGGGCCATCGCGCTGCTGACCATCGGCGTCAACCTGATCGTGGACTGGGTGCTGCACATGTCTTCGGGCCTCAAGGAGTAA
- the hutU gene encoding urocanate hydratase, with product MSNPRKNTRDIYPATGSEITAKSWMTEAPMRMLMNNLHPDVAENPHELVVYGGIGRAARTWDDFDTIVASLKDLEEDQTLLVQSGKPVGVFQTHKDAPRVLIANSNLVPHWATWDHFNELDKKGLAMYGQMTAGSWIYIGSQGIVQGTYETFVEAGRQHYNGDLTGKWILTGGLGGMGGAQPLAAVMAGACCLAVECNPDSIDFRLRTRYVDEKAETLDEALEMIERWTKAGEAKSVALLGNAADVFPELVKRGVHPDIVTDQTSAHDPVNGYLPQGWTMAQWRDKRESDPKAVEKAARASMKVHVAAMVDFWNAGVPTLDYGNNIRQVALEEGLENAFAFPGFVPAYIRPLFCRGIGPFRWAALSGDPEDIYKTDAKVKEILSEDTHLHNWLDMARERISFQGLPARICWVGLGVRHKLGLAFNEMVRNGELKAPIVIGRDHLDSGSVASPNRETEAMKDGSDAVSDWPLLNALLNTASGATWVSLHHGGGVGMGFSQHSGMVICCDGSEDADRRIARVLWNDPATGVMRHADAGYEEALDCAREQGLNLPGIL from the coding sequence ATGAGCAATCCCCGCAAGAATACCCGCGACATCTATCCCGCGACCGGCAGCGAGATCACAGCCAAGAGCTGGATGACCGAAGCGCCCATGCGGATGCTGATGAACAACCTGCATCCCGACGTGGCCGAGAACCCGCACGAGCTGGTCGTTTATGGCGGCATCGGGCGCGCCGCGCGCACGTGGGACGATTTCGACACCATCGTGGCCAGCCTCAAGGATCTCGAAGAGGATCAGACGCTGCTGGTGCAATCGGGCAAGCCCGTGGGCGTTTTTCAGACGCACAAGGACGCGCCCCGCGTGTTGATCGCCAACAGCAACCTCGTGCCACATTGGGCGACCTGGGACCATTTCAACGAGCTGGATAAGAAGGGTCTGGCGATGTACGGCCAGATGACCGCCGGATCGTGGATCTATATCGGCAGCCAAGGCATCGTTCAGGGCACTTACGAGACATTCGTCGAGGCGGGCCGCCAGCATTACAATGGCGATCTGACCGGCAAGTGGATCCTGACCGGCGGCCTCGGCGGCATGGGCGGCGCACAGCCATTGGCCGCCGTGATGGCCGGCGCCTGCTGTCTCGCGGTCGAGTGCAATCCCGACAGCATCGATTTCCGTCTGCGCACCCGCTATGTGGATGAGAAGGCCGAGACGCTGGACGAGGCGCTGGAAATGATCGAGCGCTGGACCAAGGCGGGCGAGGCGAAATCGGTTGCGCTGCTGGGCAATGCCGCCGATGTCTTTCCCGAGCTGGTCAAGCGCGGCGTGCATCCCGATATCGTCACCGACCAGACCAGCGCGCATGATCCGGTCAATGGCTACCTGCCGCAGGGCTGGACGATGGCCCAGTGGCGCGACAAGCGCGAGAGCGATCCCAAGGCCGTCGAGAAAGCCGCCCGCGCCAGCATGAAGGTGCATGTCGCCGCGATGGTCGATTTCTGGAACGCAGGTGTGCCGACGCTGGACTATGGCAACAACATCCGGCAGGTCGCGCTGGAGGAAGGTCTGGAGAATGCCTTTGCCTTCCCGGGATTCGTCCCCGCCTATATTCGCCCGCTTTTCTGCCGCGGTATCGGGCCGTTCCGCTGGGCGGCCCTCTCGGGCGATCCCGAGGACATCTACAAGACCGACGCCAAGGTGAAAGAGATCCTGTCCGAGGACACACACCTGCACAACTGGCTCGACATGGCGCGCGAGCGGATCAGCTTCCAAGGCTTGCCCGCACGCATCTGCTGGGTCGGCCTCGGCGTGCGTCACAAGCTGGGCCTCGCCTTCAACGAGATGGTCCGCAATGGCGAGTTGAAAGCGCCCATCGTGATCGGGCGTGACCACCTCGATTCAGGCTCGGTTGCCTCGCCCAACCGCGAGACGGAGGCTATGAAGGACGGCAGTGACGCCGTATCCGACTGGCCACTGCTCAATGCTCTGCTGAACACTGCGTCGGGCGCGACATGGGTGTCGCTGCATCACGGCGGCGGCGTGGGCATGGGCTTCAGCCAGCATTCCGGCATGGTCATCTGCTGTGATGGCTCGGAGGATGCCGACCGCCGCATCGCGCGTGTCCTCTGGAACGATCCGGCGACCGGCGTCATGCGCCATGCCGATGCGGGTTATGAGGAGGCGCTGGACTGCGCCCGCGAGCAGGGGCTGAACCTGCCCGGCATCCTCTGA
- the hutG gene encoding N-formylglutamate deformylase: protein MIPVEVARGDSPVVLGLPHTGTHVPDAIMADLNERGRGLDDTDWHIERLYDELLPGATTVRATFHRYVIDANRDPSGASLYPGRNTTGLVPLTDFDGHDIWHCAPDDAEIEERRKTFHAPYHAALAAEMERVKAIHGIAILYDCHSIRSEIPFLFDGVLPDFNIGTNMGATCDPAIEAIVQDVCNAAEGYSSVLNGRFKGGWTTRHYGKPTHRMHAIQMELSQATYLSAESPPWTYDSAKAERLRRPLKDILTQLADPALIAKLTPGGTS from the coding sequence ATGATCCCGGTCGAGGTCGCGCGCGGCGACAGCCCCGTGGTGCTGGGCCTTCCGCATACCGGCACCCATGTGCCGGACGCCATCATGGCGGATCTGAACGAGCGGGGCCGCGGCCTCGACGATACCGATTGGCATATCGAGCGGCTCTATGACGAGCTGCTGCCCGGCGCCACGACGGTGCGGGCGACCTTCCACCGCTATGTGATCGACGCCAATCGCGACCCGTCGGGCGCGTCGCTCTATCCCGGTCGGAACACGACCGGCCTCGTGCCGCTGACGGATTTTGACGGGCATGACATCTGGCACTGCGCGCCGGATGACGCCGAGATCGAGGAGCGCCGTAAGACCTTCCACGCCCCCTACCACGCGGCCCTCGCCGCCGAGATGGAACGGGTGAAGGCGATCCACGGCATCGCGATCCTCTATGACTGCCACTCGATCCGCTCGGAAATCCCGTTTCTTTTCGATGGCGTGCTGCCCGATTTCAACATCGGCACCAATATGGGCGCCACTTGCGATCCGGCGATCGAGGCCATTGTCCAGGACGTTTGCAATGCTGCCGAAGGGTATAGCAGCGTTCTCAACGGTCGTTTCAAGGGCGGCTGGACGACGCGTCACTATGGTAAACCCACGCACCGCATGCACGCCATCCAGATGGAACTGTCGCAAGCGACCTATCTGAGCGCCGAAAGTCCGCCCTGGACCTATGACAGCGCGAAGGCCGAGCGTCTGCGCCGCCCCCTAAAGGACATTCTGACCCAACTGGCCGATCCGGCCCTTATCGCAAAACTCACGCCCGGAGGCACCTCATGA
- a CDS encoding UTRA domain-containing protein, whose product MNATYKDVKSDILSKITSGHWQPGSLIPNEIELAETYGCARATVNRAMRELADDGLIERRRKAGTRVRASPIRQARFDIPLVRREIEDKGAEYRYSLASRSIETAPDWLRTRLQLGQGTDALHLVCMHYADGDPFQHEDRWINLEVLPQARDADFSQVGPNEWLVSTIPFSTAEISFSATLADAALAGHLGCQTGDPLFTVERATWFEGSANTFVKLAYRPGHRMTTRY is encoded by the coding sequence ATGAATGCCACTTACAAGGATGTGAAATCGGACATCCTGTCCAAGATCACCAGCGGTCATTGGCAACCCGGCAGCCTTATTCCGAACGAGATTGAGCTGGCGGAAACCTATGGCTGCGCCCGCGCGACCGTGAACCGCGCTATGCGCGAGCTGGCGGATGACGGCCTGATCGAGCGGCGGCGCAAGGCAGGCACGCGGGTCCGCGCAAGTCCGATCCGGCAGGCGCGTTTCGACATTCCGCTTGTGCGCCGCGAGATCGAGGACAAGGGCGCCGAATATCGCTACAGCCTTGCGTCGCGCAGCATCGAGACCGCGCCCGACTGGCTGCGCACGCGGCTTCAGCTGGGGCAGGGGACCGACGCGCTGCACCTCGTCTGCATGCATTACGCCGATGGCGATCCGTTCCAGCACGAGGATCGCTGGATCAATCTCGAGGTTCTGCCGCAGGCGCGAGATGCCGACTTCTCGCAGGTCGGCCCCAATGAATGGCTGGTCTCGACAATCCCCTTCTCGACCGCCGAGATCAGCTTCTCCGCGACACTGGCCGATGCCGCGCTGGCCGGACATCTTGGCTGCCAGACGGGCGATCCGCTCTTCACGGTCGAGCGGGCGACATGGTTCGAAGGCAGTGCAAACACCTTCGTCAAGCTGGCCTATCGCCCCGGTCACCGCATGACGACGCGTTACTGA
- a CDS encoding ABC transporter permease, with translation MRTILSIILKRLLVGCMTLFVVTIIIFGAIEMLPGDIATEVLGQAATEESLNAFREKYDLNRSLPARYLSWLGGAITGDFGISLANQRPISELIGQRAANTFFLAGYAAAIAVPIAVVSGMLAALYNGSVFDRMLSSSTLAAISFPEFFIAYILILIFSVVLGWFPSLANVDPGTGLGERLYLTFLPAMTLTLIVLAYMMRMTRAAILNLLALPYIEMAHLKGMKRWRVIAVHALPNALAPIINVIALNLAYLIVGVVLVEVVFVYPGLGQILVDAVSNRDVTVVQAACLIFAATYILLNLAADILSIIANPRLLHPR, from the coding sequence ATGCGGACTATCCTGTCGATCATTCTGAAAAGACTGCTGGTCGGATGCATGACGCTTTTCGTCGTGACGATCATCATCTTCGGCGCCATCGAAATGCTGCCCGGCGACATCGCGACCGAGGTTCTTGGCCAGGCCGCGACCGAAGAAAGCCTGAACGCCTTTCGCGAGAAATACGATCTGAACCGGTCCTTGCCCGCGCGCTACCTGTCATGGCTTGGCGGCGCCATCACGGGCGATTTCGGCATCAGCCTCGCCAATCAGCGCCCCATCTCCGAACTGATCGGCCAGCGCGCCGCCAACACGTTTTTCCTTGCAGGCTATGCCGCCGCGATCGCGGTTCCGATCGCCGTGGTGTCGGGCATGCTGGCCGCGCTCTATAACGGATCCGTCTTCGACCGGATGCTCAGCAGCTCGACTTTGGCCGCGATCTCGTTCCCCGAATTTTTCATCGCCTATATCCTGATCCTGATCTTTTCGGTCGTACTCGGCTGGTTTCCCAGCCTCGCCAATGTCGATCCCGGCACGGGCCTCGGTGAGCGGCTTTACCTGACGTTTCTGCCCGCGATGACGCTGACGTTGATCGTGCTGGCCTACATGATGCGCATGACACGGGCGGCGATTCTGAACCTTTTGGCGCTGCCTTATATCGAGATGGCGCATCTGAAGGGGATGAAGCGCTGGCGCGTGATCGCGGTTCATGCCCTGCCCAATGCGCTCGCGCCGATCATCAACGTGATCGCGCTGAACCTTGCCTATCTGATCGTCGGGGTGGTGCTGGTCGAGGTGGTCTTCGTCTATCCCGGCCTGGGTCAGATCCTGGTCGATGCGGTGTCGAACCGCGATGTGACCGTGGTGCAGGCCGCCTGCCTGATATTCGCGGCCACCTACATCCTTTTGAACCTCGCGGCGGATATCCTGTCGATCATCGCCAATCCCCGCCTTCTGCACCCGAGGTAG
- the hutH gene encoding histidine ammonia-lyase has translation MTTLTLTPGAVTLDHLAQIYWSEAAVRLDPACHPDIERAHARIARAVAGTDAVYGVNTGFGKLASVKIASEDTATLQRNLILSHCCGVGPAIPRRMARLLMALKLLSLGRGASGVRLELTHLIEAMLDKGVTPVIPAQGSVGASGDLAPLAHMAAVMMGHGEAEFGGTVMAGDKALETAGLSPIELGPKEGLALINGTQFSTAFALAGLFGAWRAAHSALVTSALSTDAIMGSTAPLQPEIHSLRGHRGQIEAGEAMRALLDGSEIRESHRDGDARVQDPYCIRCQPQVTGAAMDVLRQAARTLEIEANAATDNPLVLTDADLIVSGGNFHAEPVGFAADMIALAVAEIGAIAQRRVALIVDPVLSHDLPAFLTPRPGLNSGYMIAEVTTAALMSENKHLANPCVTDSTPTSANQEDHVSMAAHGARRLMPMLDNLTRILGVELLCAAQGVDFRAPLTTSAALARVVVRVRQEVETLGDDRYMAPDLERAAHMIATGAIIEAAGTPMPELGA, from the coding sequence GTGACCACGCTTACCCTGACGCCCGGCGCCGTGACGCTGGACCATCTGGCGCAGATCTATTGGAGCGAGGCCGCCGTGCGCCTCGATCCCGCGTGCCACCCGGATATCGAGCGCGCCCATGCGCGCATCGCCCGCGCCGTTGCCGGAACCGATGCCGTCTATGGCGTCAATACCGGCTTTGGCAAGCTGGCCTCGGTCAAGATCGCGTCCGAGGATACGGCCACGCTGCAGCGCAACCTGATCCTATCTCATTGCTGCGGCGTCGGCCCGGCCATCCCGCGCCGGATGGCGCGGCTGCTGATGGCGCTCAAGCTGCTCAGCCTCGGGCGCGGCGCGTCGGGTGTGCGGCTCGAGCTGACACATCTCATCGAAGCGATGCTGGACAAGGGCGTGACGCCCGTGATCCCGGCGCAGGGCTCGGTCGGGGCGTCGGGCGATCTGGCGCCGCTTGCGCATATGGCGGCCGTCATGATGGGTCATGGCGAGGCCGAATTCGGCGGCACGGTGATGGCGGGCGACAAGGCGTTGGAGACCGCGGGCCTCAGCCCGATCGAGCTGGGCCCCAAAGAGGGCCTCGCGCTGATCAACGGCACGCAATTCTCGACCGCCTTCGCACTGGCGGGCCTGTTCGGCGCATGGCGCGCGGCGCATTCCGCGCTGGTCACATCCGCGCTCTCGACGGACGCCATCATGGGCTCGACCGCACCCCTGCAGCCCGAGATCCACAGCCTGCGCGGCCATCGCGGCCAGATCGAGGCAGGCGAGGCGATGCGCGCGCTCTTGGACGGCTCCGAGATCCGTGAGAGCCACAGGGACGGCGACGCGCGCGTGCAGGATCCCTATTGCATCCGCTGTCAGCCGCAGGTGACGGGCGCCGCGATGGATGTGCTGCGCCAGGCCGCGCGAACGCTGGAAATCGAGGCGAATGCAGCAACGGACAATCCGCTTGTGCTGACCGATGCGGATCTGATCGTCTCAGGCGGTAACTTTCATGCCGAGCCGGTCGGCTTTGCCGCCGACATGATCGCGCTGGCCGTGGCCGAGATCGGCGCCATCGCCCAGCGCCGCGTCGCGCTGATTGTCGATCCGGTGCTCAGCCACGATTTGCCTGCCTTCCTGACGCCGCGTCCGGGGCTGAATTCGGGCTACATGATCGCCGAAGTCACAACCGCCGCATTGATGAGCGAGAACAAGCATCTGGCCAATCCTTGCGTTACCGACAGCACGCCGACATCCGCCAATCAGGAGGATCACGTGAGCATGGCCGCCCATGGCGCGCGGCGCCTGATGCCGATGCTGGACAACCTCACCCGCATCCTCGGGGTCGAACTTCTTTGCGCGGCGCAGGGCGTCGATTTCCGCGCACCATTGACCACCAGCGCCGCGCTGGCCCGCGTTGTCGTGCGTGTGCGGCAAGAGGTCGAGACGCTGGGCGATGACCGCTACATGGCCCCCGATCTGGAGCGCGCGGCGCATATGATCGCCACGGGCGCCATCATCGAGGCGGCAGGCACGCCGATGCCGGAGCTGGGCGCATGA
- a CDS encoding succinylglutamate desuccinylase/aspartoacylase domain-containing protein yields the protein MGLAFGTVSSALNLDAPGKRAGQFGLTHSGNRHAFSTIRAPLGVIRGGDGPTALICGGNHGDEYEGQIIARRLYERLEPGDLAGRLILAPALNMPAIEAVSRTSPLDGGNLNRSFPGEAHAGPTREIAGFVATQLMTVADLAIDLHSGGTGTAYLDAAYLCLSGDAARDAQTRAMATAMGLPFAMVVPPGDTPGDFDGAAHAAGCAMLSCELGGEGKVSRRALEAGWQGVLRVLVDAGILHEAAATRLGAGPAPQTRFLDLGAASAAVTSDHHALAEPLVALGEAVSAGQPIARLRDLHRLDVSAIDLTAPVAGIVAIQRAGAIVAPGDHLCVICPELSGTALDALLEQTARGAP from the coding sequence ATGGGCCTTGCATTCGGCACCGTCTCGTCCGCGCTCAATCTTGATGCTCCGGGCAAGCGTGCGGGACAATTCGGCCTGACGCATTCGGGCAACCGACATGCCTTTTCCACCATCCGCGCGCCGCTTGGCGTCATACGTGGTGGGGATGGCCCCACGGCCCTGATCTGCGGCGGCAACCACGGCGACGAATACGAGGGGCAGATCATCGCACGCCGCCTCTACGAGCGGCTCGAGCCGGGTGATCTGGCGGGGCGCCTCATCCTGGCGCCTGCGCTCAACATGCCCGCAATCGAGGCAGTCAGCCGCACCTCGCCGCTGGACGGCGGCAACCTGAACCGCTCCTTTCCCGGCGAGGCGCATGCCGGCCCCACGCGCGAGATTGCCGGGTTTGTCGCGACCCAGCTCATGACTGTGGCCGATCTCGCCATCGACCTGCATTCAGGCGGGACCGGCACCGCCTATCTGGACGCCGCCTATCTTTGCCTTTCGGGCGACGCGGCGCGCGATGCGCAAACCCGCGCCATGGCGACGGCGATGGGTCTGCCCTTCGCGATGGTCGTGCCGCCGGGCGATACGCCCGGAGATTTCGACGGTGCCGCGCATGCGGCGGGCTGCGCCATGCTGTCCTGCGAGCTGGGCGGTGAGGGCAAGGTGTCACGGCGCGCGCTAGAGGCAGGCTGGCAGGGCGTCTTGCGCGTGCTGGTTGACGCGGGCATCCTGCACGAGGCGGCAGCGACGCGTCTGGGGGCGGGACCCGCGCCGCAGACGCGGTTTCTGGATCTCGGCGCCGCTTCGGCGGCTGTTACATCGGATCACCACGCGCTTGCCGAGCCGCTGGTTGCGTTGGGCGAGGCGGTCAGCGCTGGTCAGCCTATCGCCCGCCTACGCGATCTGCATCGTCTGGACGTTTCGGCCATTGACCTGACCGCGCCCGTCGCAGGCATTGTCGCCATTCAGCGTGCGGGCGCGATTGTCGCGCCCGGCGATCATCTTTGCGTTATCTGCCCGGAACTCTCCGGCACGGCACTGGATGCTCTGCTGGAGCAGACCGCGCGCGGCGCGCCCTAG